The genomic window GTGCGCTGGAACTCCTGGATGATCCGGCGAGATTTCGCAACTTTATGCCGAAACTCTTCGGTATCCCCATTCTGGTTAGCCTCAATCGCCTGCTCTAGAAAGCTGATAGCACCCTCATACAGTTCAATGAGAAGACCCAGCTGTTCCTGAGACGGTTGTGCAACCGGCTCCTGCTTAACCTGTATCGCTTCCATGATATATCGAACCTTTCCCTAGTTCGGTTTAATGCTATTTTCAGACTTGCCCTATCTTTTTCACTTAGACCAAGCCCGATACCATCTTATCCTTAGGTGGTATTTATAGCCCAGACAGAGCTGAAGTCAGCGATGACTGGGTTGCCTGCATCTGGGACATCAGCTGTTCCAGACTGGCAAACTGCTTACTTAAACGATCCCGAACCTTCTCTAACCGATACTCCTCCCGCTCAATAGAGTTCGCCATGCTGTCCAAACGGGCTTGCAGGCTGTCACTCTTAGCGTCATAGGGGTTATCGGTATCGGTGGTCAAGGAGTAGACCAGATCTTCAATGCGGTGGGAGAGACCCTCACTCGCACCGGCTGTCTCAAAATCCGACTCATCCGCAGAAGAGGGCTTTGAGGTGAAAATTTCAGCGATCTTGTTATAACCCAGGTCCATTGCATCCGAAAAATCAGAGGAATCAATGGAGAGCAGACCCGTTGATGAGTCCGTCTTAATACCGATAGAAGAGAGTGTCGAATAGGTCGACAACTCATCAAAAGGGCTATCACTATCGTGGGTTGCGGTGTTGATCTCATCCCGCAGCATACCAATGGTGTTTCGCGCCAATGAGTCACCACTAAACTGGGACTTATTATTATTGATAAAGGAGATAACCCCGTTAAAGCTGTCCACAAATGTCTGGACATTGGTTTTTAGGGTCTCTTCATCATTGGCCACGGTCACCGTAAAGGTACCGGTATCTTTTAGCGTGAGCTCAATACCACTCAGTACGTTATCCACCACATTGGAGGTCGACGTCACCGCAATGTTATCAACCGTCAAACTGGCATCCTGAGCCGCGACTGAGTTCCACCATCCGGTGTCATCATCTGCAGCTGTTTCCCCTCCAAGGATGGTATCACCACTGTCAAAAACCATATTGCCCGCAGAGGTCAGGTCAATCCGAGCGGCTCCACTGTTTTGACCACTATCCTTGGCATTGAGCAATAGACGGTAGTTGGTACCATCATAGAGCACACTTGCGGTCACCCCTTCACCATCATCCTCATTGGTATACTCTTCATTGGTAATGGCATCAGCAATATCCGCCAAGGTATCGCCTGAAGAGAGGCTGACGTTGTAGGTGTCCCCATTATAATCAAAGGTGAAGGTGGTATCGGCGGTTAAACCAGCCGATGTATCCGTCACAACACCAGGGGAAACAAATGTGTCATAGGTTGCCAATTGGGTGACCGTAACAGCGTGGTTACCCTCTTGGGCATCACTATCCGCAGTTACGGTCGAGACATCTTCATCACTACTGGTCGCGGTATGCGGGCGGAAAAAGTCCGCATCCTGCATATCCTCAGCTTTGCTCTTCAATGAAAGCAGCTGCGACTCTAATGAGCTATAGGTACTCTTGGAGGAACTAACACTGGAGCGCTCCTGCGTCATTTTTGTCAGGCGCGCATTCTCCGCCTGCATCATCTGATCGACGATGTCGGCAGGCAGGCCACTGGCCAATCCCCCAAATGTAATGCTTCCGGTTGCCATGATTCACTCCCTTATCATTATCTACGCCTGCCAAGAGGCTGCGTAGTGACGGTGCTAAGCATTGGCATCCAACAGAATGCCCTGGGCGCTTTGCAACCGTTTATTCAGCGATACAATCTCTTCACTAGGAATCTGCCTGACCACTTCGTTGGTTTGCCGGTTTACAACGCGGACAACCAGTTCCTCAGTATCCTTATCGACAGAAAACCGCAAAGAGGTAAATGCTGAAAGCACCTTTTCCAGTTTTTTTACATTTTCCTCCCAAAGCGCCTGAGCACTCTCACCGAGGTCGGCAGATTTTGCCACCTCTTGAGACCTTTCCACATCGGCACGACCCGAAGGTATACCAGGATGAGGGGCTGCTTGGGTACCTCGACGCCCAAACTGAGCGGAACCGAGGTAAAGCTGTTGTGAAATGGCTGAAATCTGCATCATGCCACCTCCTTTTCCAGCGTCAATACGCCGTCAGCTTGTCGGTTTGGGTGTGACCCCCAAACCTTAGCCGAGAAGCTGCAAGGCCAACTGGGGCTGCTGATTGGCCTGGGCCAACACGGCGGTACCAGCCTGCTGCAGAATGGCGTTCTTGGTCAAAGTAGCCGTTTCAGCTGCGATATCAGCATCCTGAATACGCGAACGTGAAGCGGACATGTTCTCAACGATGTTAGACAGGTTGGCTGTCACAGCGGAGAAACGGTTCTGGATAGCACCCAGGTCAGCACGGATATCGGCAATACTATCTAGCGCATTATCCACCAGACCCAGAGCAGCGGTTGCACCAGCTGCGGTACTAATGGTCAGGTTGGTAATCCCCAGATGTGACAAGGATGCACCCGCGATACTGATGGTAATGGTCTGACTGGCAAAAGCACCCACCTGAATAGCCTGGCCGGTATAGCTACCATTCAGAACATTCAGCTTGTTGAACTCAGTATCCTGTGAGATTCGCTGAACCTCAGCCAACATCTGGTCAACTTCTTTATCCAGGTTCAGACGGTCACTACCGTTGTAGATTGCGTTGGCGGACTGAACAGCCAGTTCACGAATACGCTGCAGTGCATTGGCGGTTTCATCCAGCGCACCTTCTGCAACCTGTGAAACAGAAATACCGTCATTGGCGTTGCGGATCGCCTGATTCAAACCACGAATCTGTGCGGTCATACGCTGTGTAATGGCCAG from Magnetococcus sp. PR-3 includes these protein-coding regions:
- the fliS gene encoding flagellar export chaperone FliS translates to MEAIQVKQEPVAQPSQEQLGLLIELYEGAISFLEQAIEANQNGDTEEFRHKVAKSRRIIQEFQRTLNPQHGGDVPNQLNDLYQFMVDTLNEADLTGETAPVKQVMGHLATLLDGWRGVVPML
- the fliD gene encoding flagellar filament capping protein FliD; this translates as MATGSITFGGLASGLPADIVDQMMQAENARLTKMTQERSSVSSSKSTYSSLESQLLSLKSKAEDMQDADFFRPHTATSSDEDVSTVTADSDAQEGNHAVTVTQLATYDTFVSPGVVTDTSAGLTADTTFTFDYNGDTYNVSLSSGDTLADIADAITNEEYTNEDDGEGVTASVLYDGTNYRLLLNAKDSGQNSGAARIDLTSAGNMVFDSGDTILGGETAADDDTGWWNSVAAQDASLTVDNIAVTSTSNVVDNVLSGIELTLKDTGTFTVTVANDEETLKTNVQTFVDSFNGVISFINNNKSQFSGDSLARNTIGMLRDEINTATHDSDSPFDELSTYSTLSSIGIKTDSSTGLLSIDSSDFSDAMDLGYNKIAEIFTSKPSSADESDFETAGASEGLSHRIEDLVYSLTTDTDNPYDAKSDSLQARLDSMANSIEREEYRLEKVRDRLSKQFASLEQLMSQMQATQSSLTSALSGL
- a CDS encoding flagellar protein FlaG; its protein translation is MMQISAISQQLYLGSAQFGRRGTQAAPHPGIPSGRADVERSQEVAKSADLGESAQALWEENVKKLEKVLSAFTSLRFSVDKDTEELVVRVVNRQTNEVVRQIPSEEIVSLNKRLQSAQGILLDANA
- a CDS encoding flagellin N-terminal helical domain-containing protein, with amino-acid sequence MALYINTNVASLNAQRNLSNSTGKLGTTFSRLASGLRINSAKDDAAGLAITQRMTAQIRGLNQAIRNANDGISVSQVAEGALDETANALQRIRELAVQSANAIYNGSDRLNLDKEVDQMLAEVQRISQDTEFNKLNVLNGSYTGQAIQVGAFASQTITISIAGASLSHLGITNLTISTAAGATAALGLVDNALDSIADIRADLGAIQNRFSAVTANLSNIVENMSASRSRIQDADIAAETATLTKNAILQQAGTAVLAQANQQPQLALQLLG